In the genome of Streptomyces sp. NBC_00190, one region contains:
- a CDS encoding non-ribosomal peptide synthetase — protein MQQFAFPATSAQRRIWLVERLIPGTSAYHLPFALHLDGPLDTAALEAALTALVHRHESLRTCFEQADGELVQLVGEPAPFALETRETTDAELEAVLAADATRPFDLTRGPLLRAVLHRLAPQRHVLAVTAHHLVADMWSIGILLAELAQCYAGRSHELPELPIQYGDFAVWEGECQAADDGTGRAYWHRALAGAPELLELPCDRPRPAVQSLRGAALPVELPAELSAGVRALCRRAGVTPFMALLAAFQAVLARHSRGEDIVVGTGAAVRPSEAEALIGCFINILPVRTSLAGDPTFDELLGRVRSASLAAFEHQDLPFERMLPERAAGPALSHNPLVQSLLLVQNAPLAAPELPGLDVTVREVPRGGAQIDLNLQIREVEGVFTGTVEYASDLFDAATVERLLGHWYTLLAAAVAAPGTRLSALPMLTGAERRRALVEWNDTAHAYPGAGACLHELFEEQLSKRPQAPAVVGPAGELSYAELDALAERIAGRLTELGVGPDTTVGLCLAKGPALVAAVLGVLKAGGAYLPLDPAYPAQRLAFMLQDAAPPVVLTERALAGLLPAVGAELLEVEDAGHWPAVRRRPAGLGPDHLAYVIYTSGSTGTPKGIAVPHRGVVNNLLDLGGTYGIEPGDRVLGLSSPSFDMFVYETLGILAAGGAVVMPHPDRARDPHHWVDLVRRHKVTVWNSAPALADAFVRAGEERGVRLPRLKAAFLGGDWIPVALPGRFRRLAPELAFIALGGATEASIHSITYPVAQADPAWTSIPYGRPMVNQQAVVLTPALEPAPVGVPGELCLAGTGLTRGYLRRPGLTADRYRPHPGAGTGPVPAGARLYRTGDLARTRADGVIELIGRLDHQVKLRGLRIELDEVEAVLRRLPGIERAVVTARGSGDDRFLVGYLVLAEDAGAVPSVAELRALLKTDLPEYMVPAAFVTLDALPLSPNGKVDRGALPEPDGRADRDAAAYVAPRDDTELVLAALWAELLETDRVGAEDDFFALGGHSLLATRLASALLETFGVELPLRELFEAPTLAEQAVRLAARGRETGTDVAAVARIAAGLLEMTDEEAHGLLAEHEESNA, from the coding sequence ATGCAGCAGTTCGCCTTTCCCGCCACGTCGGCCCAGCGCCGGATCTGGCTGGTGGAGCGGCTGATCCCCGGCACCAGCGCCTACCACCTGCCGTTCGCCCTGCATCTGGACGGCCCGCTCGACACCGCCGCGCTGGAGGCCGCGCTGACCGCGCTGGTCCACCGGCACGAGTCGCTGCGCACCTGCTTCGAGCAGGCGGACGGCGAGCTGGTGCAACTCGTCGGCGAACCGGCGCCGTTCGCGCTGGAGACCCGCGAGACCACGGACGCCGAGCTGGAGGCCGTCCTAGCCGCCGACGCCACACGCCCCTTCGACCTCACCCGCGGCCCGCTGCTGCGCGCGGTCCTGCACCGGCTGGCGCCGCAGCGCCACGTACTCGCGGTCACCGCACACCACCTGGTCGCCGACATGTGGTCGATCGGCATCCTGCTGGCCGAGCTGGCGCAGTGCTATGCCGGACGCTCACACGAACTGCCCGAACTGCCCATCCAGTACGGCGACTTCGCGGTCTGGGAGGGTGAGTGCCAGGCCGCCGACGACGGGACGGGCCGCGCGTACTGGCACCGGGCGCTGGCCGGTGCGCCCGAGCTGCTGGAGCTGCCCTGCGACCGGCCGCGCCCGGCCGTGCAGTCGCTGCGCGGGGCCGCGCTGCCGGTGGAACTCCCGGCGGAGCTGTCGGCCGGGGTCCGGGCGCTGTGCCGCCGGGCCGGGGTCACCCCGTTCATGGCGCTGCTGGCCGCCTTCCAGGCGGTGCTGGCCCGGCACAGTCGCGGCGAGGACATCGTGGTCGGGACCGGCGCGGCGGTGCGCCCGTCCGAGGCCGAGGCGCTGATCGGCTGCTTCATCAACATCCTGCCGGTGCGCACCTCGCTGGCCGGTGACCCGACCTTCGACGAGCTGCTCGGCCGGGTCCGCTCGGCCTCGCTGGCCGCGTTCGAGCACCAGGACCTGCCGTTCGAGCGGATGCTCCCGGAGCGGGCGGCGGGCCCGGCACTCAGCCACAACCCGCTGGTCCAGTCGCTGCTGCTGGTGCAGAACGCGCCGCTGGCCGCACCCGAGCTGCCCGGCCTGGACGTGACCGTGCGGGAGGTGCCGCGCGGCGGTGCGCAGATCGACCTCAACCTCCAGATACGCGAAGTGGAGGGCGTGTTCACCGGCACCGTCGAGTACGCGAGCGACCTGTTCGACGCGGCCACGGTCGAGCGGTTGCTCGGCCACTGGTACACCCTGCTGGCCGCCGCCGTCGCCGCCCCCGGCACCCGGCTGTCGGCACTGCCGATGCTCACCGGCGCCGAGCGGCGGCGGGCCCTGGTGGAGTGGAACGACACGGCCCACGCGTACCCGGGGGCCGGGGCCTGCCTGCACGAACTCTTCGAGGAGCAGCTGTCGAAGCGCCCGCAGGCACCTGCCGTCGTCGGCCCCGCCGGCGAGCTGAGCTACGCGGAGCTCGACGCGCTCGCCGAGCGGATCGCCGGACGGCTGACCGAGCTGGGCGTGGGCCCGGACACCACCGTCGGCCTCTGCCTGGCCAAGGGCCCGGCGCTGGTCGCCGCCGTGCTCGGCGTGCTCAAGGCGGGCGGCGCCTACCTGCCGCTGGACCCGGCCTACCCGGCGCAGCGGCTGGCCTTCATGCTCCAGGACGCGGCGCCGCCGGTGGTCCTCACCGAGCGGGCCCTGGCCGGGCTGCTGCCGGCCGTCGGGGCCGAGCTGCTGGAGGTGGAGGACGCCGGGCACTGGCCCGCCGTCCGGCGGCGCCCGGCCGGGCTGGGCCCGGACCACCTGGCGTACGTCATCTACACCTCGGGCTCCACCGGAACACCCAAGGGGATCGCCGTCCCGCACCGGGGCGTCGTCAACAACCTGCTGGACCTGGGCGGCACCTACGGCATCGAGCCCGGCGACCGGGTGCTCGGCCTGTCGTCCCCCAGCTTCGACATGTTCGTCTACGAGACGCTCGGCATCCTGGCGGCGGGCGGCGCGGTGGTCATGCCGCACCCGGACCGGGCCCGCGACCCGCACCACTGGGTGGACCTGGTGCGCCGCCACAAGGTGACGGTGTGGAACTCGGCCCCGGCCCTGGCCGACGCCTTCGTCCGGGCGGGGGAGGAGCGGGGAGTCCGGCTGCCCCGGCTCAAGGCGGCCTTCCTCGGCGGCGACTGGATCCCCGTCGCCCTGCCCGGGCGCTTTCGCCGCCTCGCGCCGGAACTGGCCTTCATCGCGCTCGGCGGCGCCACCGAGGCGTCCATCCACTCGATCACCTATCCGGTCGCACAGGCCGACCCGGCCTGGACGAGCATCCCGTACGGCCGCCCGATGGTGAACCAGCAGGCCGTCGTGCTGACCCCCGCGCTGGAACCGGCCCCGGTCGGGGTACCGGGCGAACTCTGCCTGGCCGGAACCGGGCTGACCCGCGGCTACCTGCGCCGCCCGGGCCTGACCGCGGACCGCTACCGCCCGCACCCGGGCGCCGGCACCGGCCCGGTACCGGCCGGGGCGCGGCTGTACCGCACCGGCGACCTGGCCCGCACCCGAGCCGACGGGGTGATCGAACTCATCGGGCGGCTGGACCACCAGGTCAAACTGCGCGGCCTGCGGATCGAGCTGGACGAGGTCGAGGCCGTGCTGCGCCGCCTGCCGGGCATCGAACGGGCCGTGGTCACCGCCCGCGGCAGCGGGGACGACCGGTTCCTGGTCGGCTACCTCGTGCTCGCCGAGGATGCCGGGGCGGTCCCGTCCGTCGCCGAGCTGCGCGCCCTGCTCAAGACGGACCTGCCCGAGTACATGGTCCCGGCGGCCTTCGTGACGCTGGACGCGCTGCCGCTGTCGCCCAACGGCAAGGTGGACCGCGGCGCGCTGCCCGAGCCCGACGGACGGGCCGACCGGGACGCCGCCGCGTACGTGGCCCCCCGTGACGACACCGAGCTGGTGCTCGCCGCGCTCTGGGCCGAGCTGCTGGAGACCGACCGGGTCGGCGCCGAGGACGACTTCTTCGCACTGGGCGGGCACTCGCTGCTCGCCACCCGGCTCGCCTCGGCGCTGCTGGAGACCTTCGGCGTCGAACTGCCGCTGCGCGAGCTGTTCGAGGCGCCCACCCTCGCCGAGCAGGCGGTGCGGCTGGCCGCCCGGGGCCGCGAGACGGGCACCGACGTCGCGGCCGTGGCGCGCATCGCGGCCGGACTGCTGGAGATGACCGACGAGGAGGCCCACGGGCTGCTCGCCGAACACGAGGAGAGCAACGCATGA
- the glyA gene encoding serine hydroxymethyltransferase → MSTTTTTTSTGVLADYAGLGAQRLAAADPLLSGLLEREHARQNETLAMVAASSSADPSVLACTGATISNVTTEGYPGARYHAGCELVDEVERLAVARARSLFGAQYANVQPHSGSTANQIVLCTLMKPGDTLLGMELSAGGHLTHGSAASISGRFFHAVGYGTDADGMLDYEQVAELAREHRPKVIVCGASAYPRTVDFPRFRRIADEVGAFLLADISHIAGLVAAGLHPSPVDHAHATTTSTYKQLYGPRGGLILLGRDADLPLPGTRRTLAQAIAHGTFPFLQGTPDLGAVAAKARAFDIAAQPEFRALAQRVVSDARELSDAFTGLGHTLVTGGTDNHMVLLDLGPRGLTGAIAESALADCGIVVNRNRIPDDPYGPRVTSGIRFGTNTLALRAMGPAEMRRCAALIDRVLTAVVPRGEREFTLDPAVRAEVRGEVTRLCREFPLPHHLPA, encoded by the coding sequence ATGAGCACCACCACCACGACCACGAGCACCGGGGTCCTGGCCGACTACGCGGGCCTCGGAGCGCAGCGCCTCGCCGCCGCCGATCCGCTGCTTTCCGGCCTGCTGGAGCGCGAACACGCCCGGCAGAACGAGACCCTGGCGATGGTGGCCGCCTCCAGCAGCGCCGACCCCTCGGTCCTGGCCTGCACCGGAGCGACCATCTCCAACGTGACCACCGAGGGCTACCCCGGCGCCCGGTACCACGCGGGCTGCGAGCTGGTCGACGAGGTTGAACGGCTGGCGGTGGCACGGGCCCGGTCGCTGTTCGGCGCCCAGTACGCCAACGTACAGCCGCACTCGGGCAGCACCGCCAACCAGATCGTGCTGTGCACCCTGATGAAGCCGGGCGACACCCTGCTCGGCATGGAGCTGAGCGCGGGCGGGCACCTCACCCACGGCTCCGCGGCCTCGATATCGGGCCGGTTCTTCCACGCGGTCGGCTACGGCACCGACGCCGACGGCATGCTGGACTACGAGCAGGTCGCCGAACTGGCCCGGGAGCACCGGCCCAAGGTGATCGTCTGCGGCGCCAGCGCCTACCCGCGCACCGTGGACTTCCCCCGGTTCCGGCGGATCGCCGACGAGGTCGGCGCCTTCCTGCTCGCCGACATCTCGCACATCGCCGGCCTGGTCGCGGCGGGACTGCACCCCAGCCCGGTGGACCACGCGCACGCCACCACCACGAGCACCTACAAGCAGTTGTACGGGCCGCGCGGCGGCCTGATCCTGCTCGGCCGGGACGCCGACCTGCCGCTGCCCGGCACCCGGCGCACCCTGGCCCAGGCGATCGCGCACGGCACCTTCCCCTTCCTCCAGGGAACCCCGGACCTGGGCGCGGTCGCGGCCAAGGCGCGCGCCTTCGACATCGCCGCCCAGCCGGAGTTCCGCGCACTGGCCCAGCGCGTGGTGTCCGACGCCCGGGAACTCAGCGACGCCTTCACGGGACTGGGCCACACCCTGGTCACCGGCGGTACCGACAACCACATGGTGCTGCTGGACCTCGGTCCCCGCGGACTGACCGGCGCGATCGCCGAATCCGCGCTGGCCGACTGCGGGATCGTGGTCAACCGCAACCGGATACCGGACGACCCGTACGGCCCCCGGGTCACCAGCGGCATCCGGTTCGGCACCAACACGCTCGCGCTGCGCGCCATGGGACCGGCCGAGATGCGCCGCTGCGCCGCGCTGATCGACCGGGTGCTCACCGCCGTGGTGCCCCGCGGCGAGCGCGAGTTCACCCTCGATCCCGCTGTACGCGCCGAGGTGCGCGGCGAAGTCACCCGGCTCTGCCGGGAGTTCCCGCTGCCGCACCACCTGCCGGCCTGA